The sequence CTAAGGCCCGTCCCTACCGCGACTCTCGCCCATCAGGGTGCTCGACGCGAACTGGTGTCCTCGGTGTTTGCGCCAGAAGTTGGCGACGGGCGCGATCCCGATTTGGGGCCAATCGGGGTGGCGTAAGACACCGACACCCCCTGGCGAGGAGGCTGAACCCCGCTCTTACCCGCCTAGTGCCTCGCCACAGGAATCCTGATCGTTTAGCGGGGAGCTGAGCCCAACGCCGGTCCGCCGAGCCGATGCAATCGTGCATGTCGCGCTCCGCAGAAAGGTGCCCCCCGCCGCTCGCCCTTCGGTTGGCCGCCACCAACGCCCTCGCCATCCTGGCCTGGGCCCACATCAAGCCCCGGTCGACCGTGACGCTACTTGGCGCCTACCCCCCTTTCGCATACTTAAATGTCCTTCTCGCACAACCTCGGCATGCGACCAAAACGGAACCCTTTTGCGATCGCAACGAGGCTACTCACCCGATTCCTCGCGATTTCAGATCGGCAAACGCTTGCGATGTCAGTGCGGCCGGCAACATCAGAGTCCAAAGGTCATGCCCGCAGCAAGACCGAACACCAGAGTGGCCTGGGTTCCCTGCGCGTGGGATAGGAGCAGGGAAACCGGGAGGTCTAGATCGAATGTCATCAAGCGAAGACCGAGATCGAAGCCAAGAGGCACGTCGAACCCGGCGGCATGGCTCAAGATGAGTCCGGCACGCGGTCCATGATAAAGGGGCGCGGCCGTGGCCTTGGCCTCAGGCGAGTCCGGGCCGCGAAGGCCTGGCCACAGGTGGTAGCCTGCGTAGGCTCGGACAGACGAACGCCCACGACGCGCGATCTCGGTGTCGGTTGCCAGCCCGATGGGGAATTGGCCGAGCGGCAGCTTCTCGTGCTTCGATCCCACAGCGCCGATTTCCAGCCAGGCTCGCGCATCCTGGCTCACCCACGCACCTATGCGCGTCGACCCGCCCGCGGCCGGGCCCGACAGGGCAGACGGACCCACTGCGAACATTCCCGTGAAGCCCATATTGTGAAACCACTTGTTGCTGGCGGCCCACTCGACGCCCCGCCCGCCCTGCACCAAGGGGATGCGCAGACAGTCCTGGCTGGCGCCCGGCCCCGACAGTCGGAAGTCCACGGCATTCGTCCACGAGAGAATCGTCTTGCGTGCGGGCTCGGCCGAAAACATCGCGCGCCTGCGAACGGGCCGCCTTTCGCGCGTATTGGCCGGCGCGTCTAGGGGCTCGAGCCAGCCAGCGATCCCGCTCTGGCAAGGTGGTCCGTGAAGAAGCGCGAGACGCACACCGTCCGCATGACCACCCTCCGGCAAGCGCAATTCGGCCTCCACGCCGAGCTCGCCGGCTCCCAAACCGAAGAGCCCAACCTCCTGAAGCTCACCGCGAACTCCGGACCTTGACTTGACTCGGCTCGATGAGCCACCACCGGACGAAAATAGGTCGTGCAAGAGGCCAGGATCGCCGCGCACCAGACTGCGAGCGACCAGAGCCCGAGCGTACTTGCAGTCCTCGAACCTCTGCGGCCTGCGGCCCCTGTCACTGTCTTCTCAACCACTCCTTGAAGCGCTCCCACTGGTCCGCGGCGGACGGCGGGCGCTCGTTCGGGCGCAGCGGAGGGCGGGGAAGCTCGGGGGGAGGTGCCGGAACGAACTCTCCGAGCTTGTCCTCTGGTTTCCCGATCTTGGTGGAGACCGATGCGGTCGCTGCCGAGGCTGCGCTTCCACTGAGGGCTGCCGTTGCTTTGGCGCCTCGGTCACTTGGCCAAGCGCGTCGACCATCCGCGTCAGCCGGCTCATTTCGTCGAACACTCGCTCGGTGGTATACGTCTCGCTTTCAACCACTTGGTGGATCTTGGTCACGTTCCCGTAGACATCGAACTCGTAGCGCGTGAGACCGCCCTCTTCGTCAGTGAAAAGCCGACGTCACGACCTGCCCCAAATGCCAGGGCCGCATGCGCATACTTAAATGTCCTTCTCGCCTCGCCCCAAGAAAGCGCAGCTCCGGTTGGCCGCACCGGCATGTAGCTACTCCGCGGCCACTTCGCTCGCCTGAGCCCGGGTCCCGCGCAATCGGGCGGCGATCCAGCCGAACATGCGGCGGAAGTCATCGAGGATCGAGTACATGGTCGGCACCATGATGAGGGTCAGCACCGTTGCAAACGCCAGGCCGAAGATCACGGCTACGGCCATGGGTCCCCACCACTGCGCGCTTTGGGTGCCCTCGAGCACGCGCAGGGCGCGGAAATCGATCGAGAGCCCGAGGGCCATGGGCAGCAGCCCGAGTATGGTGGTCAGCGCGGTGAGCACGACGGGCCGGAAACGCACGGTACCGGCGCGCACGAGCGCATCGTGGACGGGCAGACCACGGGCGCGCAGCTGCTGGACGTAGTCGAGCAGCACGATGGCGTTGTTGACCACCACGCCCGCGAGCGAGATGACCCCGAGCCCGGTCATGATGATGCCGAACGGGGTCTTGGTGATGACGAGGCCCCACAACACCCCGACCAACGAAAGCACCACGGATGCCAGGATGATAAAGGGGAGATCGAAGCGGTTGAACTGACTCACGAGCACGATGCCTATCAGAAAGATAGCGATGGCAAACGCTCGGCTCAGAAACTCCTGGGCGTCCCGCTGCTCGTCGTTGGCACCTCCGAGGCGCACCTCGAACCGGGCCGGCACTTCCGCTTGCTCGATCCAGTCGCTGACGGCCTGTCTGACTTCGTTCTCGTTGTAACCTTCGGCGATCTCGCCCTGAATCGTGACGACGAGGTCCTGGTCGATGTGGCGGATCGAGCCGCTGCCACCGGCGAGCTCGTAGCTCGCGACCGCCGAAAGGGGAACCGGAAACGTGTCGGGGCTCGTATCCTCGCGGCCAGGGATGCGGAGCGCCAGGATGGCCTGCAGGTCATCGCGGTAGCGCGGGTCGAGCTCGACCATGATGTCGTATTCGTCCTCGCCGTCGCGCAGCGTGCTCGCCTTGCTTCCCGCCACCGCCGTGCGCACCGTGCCGGCGACCGACTGGGTGCTGGCGCCCACGCGCTTGGCCGCGCCGCGATCGATCCGCAGGCGCATTTCAGGGCGGCCGACACGGTAGTTGTCGGTCAGCTTTGCGGTGCCTGGGATGACCGCGAGCTGGCGGCGCACCTGCGCTGCGTACTCGCCCACTGCGCGGAAGTCACCCCCGGAGACTTCGACGGCTATGGGTGCACCCACCGGCGGGCCCATGCGCTCCTTTTCGATCGAGATCTCTGCGCCGGGGATGCGCTCGATGGCCTCGCGGATACGCTCGACGGTTCGTGTGGTCGGTTCGATGCGCACCCGGTCCTGGCCCCGTGCACTGGCGCGATCGGGCAGGAAGTCGATGGTGATGCGCGCCTGGTTGGCCGCGGCCTGCGAGCCTGCAATCGGGTCTTGCGCGTCACCGGCCACCCCCACTTCGGCCACGTGCACATCGATGTTGTCTACCGGGGCCAGCTCGCCCTCGATCCGGCGCACGATCGCATCGGTGGCTTCGATGTCCGTGCCGTCGGGCGCCTTGACGCTGATGATGGCCCGGTTGGGCTCGGTTTCCGGAAAGAACTCGGTGCCGTGGTTGAGCTGGGCGTAGGCCGCAAAGCTGCCGAACAACACCGCGGTGCCAAGGGCCGCCGTCAGGTAGCGGTGGCGAATCGAGCCCTCGAGCAGTACCCGGTACGCGCGCATGATCGGACCTCGCCGCACGCTGCCGTCTTGGGCAAGCTTCTGGCGCTTGGCCCGCATCAGGCGCGAGCTGGCCACCGGCAGCACGCCCACCGCGACGAGGAGCGAGGCGGTCAGCACGATCACGACCGTCTTGGGCATGTAGCCCATGAACTGGCCCATGATGCCGGTCCAGAACACGAGCGGTGCGAACGCAGCTACAGTGGTGGCGGTCGACGCCGCAACCGCCATGGCGACCTCGCGCGTGCCCTCCACGGCCGCCTGCCTGAGCGGTTTGCCTTCCTCGGCATGCCGGTACACGTTCTCGACGATCACGATGGCGTTGTCGACCAGCATGCCGAGCGCGAGAATCAGCGAAAACAGCACGATCATGTTCAGCGTCATCCCGAAG is a genomic window of Pseudomonadota bacterium containing:
- a CDS encoding efflux RND transporter permease subunit, with the protein product MSSTSAEGVSLITLEFEPEVVIDEALQRVRNRVSRAESKIPADAEETTVSEISFADMPIMIVTIAGPVDEELLKKLGEKLEERIERIPGVLSATLSGGRTREIRVQIDPIRLQHYSLSLNDVIGAVRDENVNVPGGDLAVGGANFLLRVPGEFDDPREIENVAIKRKGDRPVFVRDVGRVIDGFAERTSYARMNGQRAVSLAVSKRTGANILEVSESIKATVADAAGSWPEGVSYRALADQSKMIRDMVSDLENGIITALLLVVSVIMFFMGARNSLFVALAIPLSFLTGIMVISLFGMTLNMIVLFSLILALGMLVDNAIVIVENVYRHAEEGKPLRQAAVEGTREVAMAVAASTATTVAAFAPLVFWTGIMGQFMGYMPKTVVIVLTASLLVAVGVLPVASSRLMRAKRQKLAQDGSVRRGPIMRAYRVLLEGSIRHRYLTAALGTAVLFGSFAAYAQLNHGTEFFPETEPNRAIISVKAPDGTDIEATDAIVRRIEGELAPVDNIDVHVAEVGVAGDAQDPIAGSQAAANQARITIDFLPDRASARGQDRVRIEPTTRTVERIREAIERIPGAEISIEKERMGPPVGAPIAVEVSGGDFRAVGEYAAQVRRQLAVIPGTAKLTDNYRVGRPEMRLRIDRGAAKRVGASTQSVAGTVRTAVAGSKASTLRDGEDEYDIMVELDPRYRDDLQAILALRIPGREDTSPDTFPVPLSAVASYELAGGSGSIRHIDQDLVVTIQGEIAEGYNENEVRQAVSDWIEQAEVPARFEVRLGGANDEQRDAQEFLSRAFAIAIFLIGIVLVSQFNRFDLPFIILASVVLSLVGVLWGLVITKTPFGIIMTGLGVISLAGVVVNNAIVLLDYVQQLRARGLPVHDALVRAGTVRFRPVVLTALTTILGLLPMALGLSIDFRALRVLEGTQSAQWWGPMAVAVIFGLAFATVLTLIMVPTMYSILDDFRRMFGWIAARLRGTRAQASEVAAE